A stretch of Microcoleus sp. bin38.metabat.b11b12b14.051 DNA encodes these proteins:
- a CDS encoding DUF1257 domain-containing protein has protein sequence MKLLQYLVYEGEETPPNNLPLVFEYVGQVYRWCDNPGVFVEENELKEILKSNKTGNPIEQIFECIEPPNLSEIDMSHLTHVKTQIKNPIVLEQVLNQMIANGLSGILTGASLDCNADIHDPFGNSKLAEFVIRRKQSYQGGYDFGFKLVEDKFEFLTRDGSKRDSQKFMEALLPWYARENAIAALIAQGFEIESQIEEDGTVKIVAGKWS, from the coding sequence ATGAAACTATTGCAATACTTGGTTTATGAAGGCGAAGAAACTCCGCCCAATAACTTGCCGTTAGTATTTGAATACGTTGGTCAAGTTTATCGTTGGTGCGATAATCCAGGTGTTTTTGTTGAAGAAAATGAACTGAAGGAAATTCTTAAATCGAATAAAACTGGTAATCCGATCGAGCAAATCTTTGAATGTATCGAACCACCTAACCTATCAGAAATAGATATGTCACACTTGACCCACGTCAAAACTCAAATCAAAAACCCGATTGTTCTCGAACAAGTGCTCAACCAAATGATTGCTAACGGTCTTAGCGGTATTCTCACAGGAGCAAGCCTCGATTGTAACGCTGACATTCATGACCCTTTCGGCAACAGCAAACTTGCCGAGTTTGTAATCAGGCGCAAACAAAGCTACCAAGGTGGCTATGATTTCGGCTTTAAACTGGTTGAAGACAAGTTTGAGTTTTTGACACGCGACGGCAGTAAAAGGGATTCTCAAAAGTTCATGGAGGCACTGCTGCCTTGGTATGCGCGAGAAAATGCGATCGCAGCTTTAATCGCTCAAGGATTTGAGATTGAATCTCAGATTGAAGAAGATGGCACAGTTAAAATAGTTGCTGGGAAATGGAGCTAA
- a CDS encoding DUF2997 domain-containing protein, whose amino-acid sequence MISFSARVPPQSRSARACRILIPGYLQPMQYYKIELTINKDGTITEKVLASGTACTAMTEELEKALGEVLAQELLPEAQNTEEIQDETIAILGL is encoded by the coding sequence TTGATTAGTTTTTCTGCCCGCGTACCACCTCAAAGTCGGAGTGCGCGGGCTTGCCGGATACTGATTCCCGGCTATTTGCAACCAATGCAATATTACAAAATTGAACTCACCATTAACAAAGATGGAACTATTACCGAGAAAGTTCTTGCCTCTGGCACTGCTTGTACTGCAATGACTGAGGAATTAGAAAAAGCGTTGGGTGAAGTTCTTGCTCAAGAACTTTTGCCAGAGGCTCAAAATACTGAGGAAATTCAAGATGAAACTATTGCAATACTTGGTTTATGA
- a CDS encoding HNH endonuclease yields MKYKVVYLHRVIAEQNLGRSLRQGEIVHHLDEDKTNNSPENLIVCSSASVHRQYHRKNLRQKLEPDRCLIQFGDLWL; encoded by the coding sequence GTGAAATACAAAGTAGTCTACTTGCATCGGGTAATTGCTGAACAAAATCTTGGTCGATCGCTCAGACAAGGCGAAATTGTCCATCATCTTGACGAAGATAAAACTAATAATTCACCCGAAAACTTGATCGTTTGCTCAAGCGCATCAGTTCACCGACAGTATCATCGTAAAAACTTACGACAGAAACTTGAGCCTGATCGTTGTTTAATCCAATTTGGTGATTTGTGGCTATAA
- a CDS encoding AAA family ATPase, giving the protein MSVKQELELMLTARYPLLYVVSAEEEVAEEALLDVAQSRKSQIYFWDFARGWSDKEGADKGNPMAALARVGKASGDVGSLFVLKDVATLIAPGVNGQIAAGQLPIVREIKNLAREMARDRRCLVLISEQLRLPIELREETTVVDFSLPSIEEISEQVNLLVGKKLKLTDSEKEQLLKACQGLTRCRIARVLAKCLARSGKVDESAIAFIIEEKRQTIRETGILEFIPVQQGLESVGGLENLKQWVRVRSHSFSDKAREYGLPAPKGLLLAGIQGTGKSLSAKTIAAEWQLPLLRLDIGKLFGGIVGESESRIRQVIKLAEAIAPCILFIDEADKAFANITSGSDGDSGTSRRVFGTLLTWMQEKTAPVFVVMTANNVEVLPAELLRKGRLDELFFVHLPTESEREAIFQVHLSRLRPDRLKDFDLKSLAQKSKDFSGAEIEQVIYEAMQSAFSCERDFTSDDILDAIASCVPLAKIAQPQIDALKSWAVRSGAKSASVEEVVDKKISASLLVVD; this is encoded by the coding sequence ATGAGCGTCAAACAAGAATTGGAATTAATGTTAACCGCGCGATACCCACTGTTGTATGTGGTGAGTGCAGAGGAAGAAGTAGCAGAAGAGGCATTGCTAGATGTGGCGCAGTCTCGAAAGTCGCAGATTTATTTCTGGGATTTTGCTCGTGGCTGGAGCGACAAAGAAGGCGCTGACAAAGGCAACCCGATGGCGGCATTAGCTCGCGTTGGCAAAGCGTCAGGAGATGTGGGAAGTTTGTTTGTGCTCAAAGATGTGGCAACTCTCATAGCGCCAGGGGTTAATGGGCAGATTGCAGCGGGGCAGTTGCCGATCGTCCGCGAGATTAAAAATCTGGCACGGGAGATGGCACGCGATCGACGATGTTTAGTTTTGATATCAGAACAGTTGCGGTTGCCGATCGAATTGCGCGAAGAAACAACCGTCGTGGACTTCAGTTTGCCCAGCATCGAGGAGATATCTGAGCAAGTTAATTTGCTGGTTGGGAAGAAACTGAAACTAACAGATTCAGAGAAAGAACAACTGCTAAAAGCCTGTCAGGGCTTGACTCGGTGCCGGATAGCCCGGGTGCTAGCAAAGTGTCTAGCGCGTAGTGGGAAAGTGGATGAAAGTGCGATCGCATTCATCATCGAAGAAAAGCGCCAGACTATCCGCGAGACTGGGATTCTCGAATTTATTCCTGTTCAGCAGGGCTTAGAATCTGTGGGCGGATTGGAGAATTTAAAGCAGTGGGTGAGGGTGCGATCGCACTCATTCTCAGACAAAGCCCGCGAGTATGGCTTACCTGCTCCCAAGGGTTTGTTGCTAGCCGGCATTCAAGGAACCGGGAAATCTCTGTCAGCCAAAACCATTGCTGCTGAGTGGCAGTTACCGTTGCTGCGATTGGATATAGGGAAGTTGTTTGGCGGCATTGTTGGGGAATCAGAATCAAGAATTCGGCAAGTTATCAAGTTAGCGGAGGCGATAGCTCCGTGCATTTTGTTTATTGATGAAGCAGACAAAGCCTTTGCAAATATCACCAGTGGAAGTGACGGCGACTCGGGGACTTCTCGGCGGGTATTCGGAACGTTACTAACCTGGATGCAGGAAAAAACGGCACCGGTATTCGTGGTAATGACCGCTAACAATGTTGAGGTATTGCCCGCCGAATTGTTACGTAAAGGGCGCTTGGATGAGTTATTTTTTGTTCACTTGCCAACAGAGTCAGAAAGAGAAGCAATATTTCAAGTTCATCTGAGTCGTCTGAGACCCGATCGCCTCAAAGATTTTGACCTTAAATCACTGGCTCAAAAAAGCAAAGATTTCTCTGGTGCTGAGATTGAGCAAGTTATCTACGAAGCTATGCAATCTGCATTTAGCTGCGAACGAGATTTCACATCAGATGACATTTTGGATGCAATCGCTAGCTGTGTTCCGTTGGCTAAAATTGCACAGCCACAGATTGATGCTTTGAAAAGTTGGGCTGTACGATCGGGTGCTAAGTCTGCATCGGTTGAGGAAGTTGTCGATAAAAAAATTAGTGCTTCGCTTTTAGTTGTTGATTAA
- a CDS encoding exonuclease domain-containing protein has protein sequence MKLFVIDTETTGTADTDQVCEIAGTLYQVGTSKQSTGSIASISTLLPITIANNAIEINGISPDLTRASQKFYEQSLAVFKVMAAASDYCVAFNAEFDAPRIDALIGKQRWLCAMQDFDWGYTRVNVYGGYKLIDLALWMGIGISTAHRAADDVRLLVECMNRAPNLQEMIDSAIERSNSPILELQALVSYADKDLAKSAGFRWDAKRKIWVKKVKECDEYLKSLNFDAAILSE, from the coding sequence ATGAAACTTTTTGTAATCGACACAGAAACCACAGGTACAGCAGATACCGACCAAGTTTGTGAGATTGCCGGAACTTTATATCAAGTTGGCACAAGCAAACAAAGCACAGGTTCGATCGCCAGTATTTCCACTTTGCTGCCGATAACCATCGCCAACAATGCGATTGAAATTAACGGCATCTCACCAGATTTGACCAGAGCATCACAAAAATTTTATGAACAGTCGTTAGCTGTATTCAAAGTAATGGCAGCAGCATCAGATTACTGTGTAGCCTTCAACGCCGAGTTTGATGCACCACGAATTGACGCACTCATTGGTAAACAGCGCTGGCTTTGTGCCATGCAAGACTTTGACTGGGGCTACACGAGGGTGAATGTCTATGGCGGGTACAAATTGATTGATTTGGCACTGTGGATGGGAATCGGAATTAGCACAGCACATCGCGCAGCCGATGATGTTCGACTACTTGTGGAGTGCATGAATCGTGCGCCAAACCTACAAGAAATGATTGATTCTGCGATCGAACGATCGAACTCACCAATCCTCGAACTTCAAGCATTAGTAAGTTACGCCGACAAAGACTTAGCAAAATCTGCGGGTTTTCGTTGGGATGCAAAGCGAAAAATATGGGTCAAAAAAGTCAAGGAATGTGACGAATATCTAAAGTCGCTAAATTTTGACGCTGCGATTTTGTCAGAATAA